The following are from one region of the Aequoribacter fuscus genome:
- a CDS encoding DUF2066 domain-containing protein, with amino-acid sequence MRISLVVLMTIALLFSVIARSQENGVFRATAEIESQSASELDAGANLALLSLLKSMTLETEQTKLTPILSQGKSLLKQAIFLGVRDASSGSRQVVSYEFDAQALTQAIFAEGLGLVPADRPKPLLWWVVSDLNGDVRYLDARRDFALVEGVKTLLDEYRLDFDLPLYDLTDTVTVSPDALWQSQRVPLARAMQRYQPQVQRVIKWAELTDNRILLSVLSVEEGRLNTQLEALYADKTKAVSALVELLVRRARSELAVRADEADLPNIVIDGLTNFQDYRRIMRALEANVFVESVRVIRLDGQSLTLGVESPVSREQFKQIVRDALGLDFIEVNELGMRFGLGR; translated from the coding sequence GTGCGAATATCATTAGTCGTATTGATGACCATCGCTCTGCTGTTCAGTGTGATAGCGCGCTCTCAAGAAAACGGTGTATTCAGAGCGACAGCAGAAATCGAGAGTCAATCTGCCAGTGAGTTAGATGCAGGTGCTAATCTGGCGCTTTTGTCACTACTCAAATCTATGACTCTTGAAACTGAGCAAACGAAACTCACCCCAATTTTGAGTCAAGGGAAGTCCCTGCTAAAGCAGGCAATTTTTTTGGGGGTGCGCGACGCGTCATCCGGGAGCAGACAAGTCGTTTCTTACGAGTTTGATGCTCAAGCGCTCACTCAGGCCATTTTTGCAGAGGGCCTAGGATTGGTTCCAGCCGATCGGCCCAAACCTCTTTTGTGGTGGGTCGTGAGTGACCTCAATGGCGATGTCAGATACCTCGATGCCCGCCGCGATTTCGCGCTTGTTGAAGGCGTGAAGACTCTCCTAGATGAGTATCGTTTGGATTTTGATTTACCGTTATACGACTTAACCGATACTGTGACGGTGTCCCCTGATGCGCTATGGCAAAGCCAGAGGGTACCCTTAGCGAGGGCGATGCAGCGCTATCAACCCCAAGTGCAAAGGGTGATTAAATGGGCTGAGCTCACCGATAACCGGATTCTGCTGAGCGTTCTATCTGTAGAGGAAGGTCGCTTAAACACGCAACTGGAGGCGTTATACGCCGATAAAACAAAGGCGGTATCAGCCTTGGTTGAACTGCTTGTGCGTCGCGCTCGCAGTGAGTTGGCCGTCAGGGCGGATGAAGCTGATTTGCCCAACATCGTGATTGATGGGTTGACCAATTTCCAAGATTATCGTCGGATTATGCGTGCGCTCGAGGCTAACGTGTTTGTCGAGTCAGTTCGTGTTATCCGTCTGGATGGTCAAAGTTTAACGTTGGGCGTCGAGTCGCCTGTTTCTAGGGAACAATTCAAGCAAATCGTGCGGGACGCTTTGGGTCTTGACTTTATCGAGGTTAATGAACTCGGTATGCGCTTTGGGCTCGGTCGATGA
- the hda gene encoding DnaA regulatory inactivator Hda, with the protein MSFLTRQLTLNVQLPDGFTFDNFVFNENRLLVREQLEGADSIWLTGAYSTGKTHLLSALVCANDQTALYLPADELIASCDPTMLDGLEATDCLVFDDIDKLAHTPAWSEALFHLFNRHHAQGGRWVCSSQVAPRYVDTPLADLRSRFTLFPAFELANYNDQERVKIFSERARFRGIKVNEDVYPYITNHLPRDLKYWLQLLDQLDQASLAEQRKVTIPLVKSVLQQNESLNKQLSLP; encoded by the coding sequence ATGAGCTTTTTAACGCGACAACTCACGCTGAATGTGCAGTTGCCTGATGGATTCACGTTTGACAATTTTGTTTTCAATGAAAACCGGTTGTTGGTGCGAGAGCAGTTAGAAGGTGCCGATTCTATTTGGCTAACCGGTGCTTACTCTACCGGTAAAACACACCTTCTAAGCGCACTGGTCTGCGCAAATGACCAAACAGCGTTGTATTTGCCCGCGGATGAACTGATCGCATCGTGTGATCCGACCATGCTGGATGGGCTTGAGGCAACCGATTGCCTGGTCTTCGACGACATTGATAAATTGGCTCACACTCCGGCCTGGTCGGAGGCACTCTTTCATTTATTCAATCGGCATCACGCCCAAGGAGGGCGCTGGGTGTGTTCGTCGCAGGTCGCCCCTCGATATGTCGACACGCCGCTGGCCGATCTTCGGTCGCGCTTCACCTTGTTTCCAGCCTTTGAGCTCGCTAATTACAACGATCAGGAGCGAGTGAAAATATTCAGTGAACGCGCGCGATTTAGAGGCATAAAAGTGAATGAGGATGTTTATCCTTACATAACGAATCATCTACCGCGCGATCTCAAGTACTGGTTACAACTGCTGGACCAGCTAGATCAAGCGAGTTTGGCCGAGCAGCGTAAAGTGACGATACCGCTGGTGAAATCGGTGTTGCAGCAGAACGAGTCATTGAATAAGCAACTGTCACTGCCCTAG
- a CDS encoding queuosine precursor transporter — MSEGPSTAIIFERRERVFLVLAGVFLSAMTLLNVIGITRFVQLGPLALAVGVLPYPLTFLCTDLICELYGRSRANFLVSVGLGINILILLVLTLGNIVPSVPADTLPPWQVLQLSEPVALPNGQIVSGSIELYSLIYATTSGAVFASMLAYIAAQYCDVQLFHFWKRLTKGRHLWLRNNLSTLVSQWVDATMVVTVTFGAAFLRDELTFQTMLVLILSNYAFKAVVALLDTAPLYLLVHYLRRYLHLAPLELAIPLGQEIEASRTRN, encoded by the coding sequence ATGTCAGAGGGGCCAAGCACAGCCATCATTTTTGAACGACGCGAACGCGTATTTTTGGTGCTTGCTGGCGTATTTCTGTCGGCTATGACCTTACTGAATGTTATTGGCATTACGCGTTTCGTGCAGCTAGGACCACTAGCCTTAGCTGTCGGCGTACTCCCCTACCCACTCACCTTTCTGTGCACGGATTTGATTTGTGAGCTCTATGGGCGTAGCCGTGCCAACTTTTTGGTGAGTGTCGGTTTGGGTATCAACATACTAATCTTGTTGGTTCTAACACTCGGTAATATCGTACCCTCGGTGCCCGCCGACACACTTCCTCCCTGGCAAGTGTTGCAACTCAGCGAACCCGTAGCCCTCCCCAATGGACAAATCGTCTCAGGATCGATCGAACTGTACAGCTTGATTTATGCGACCACGTCAGGCGCCGTCTTTGCCTCTATGCTCGCCTACATTGCAGCGCAGTATTGTGACGTGCAGCTGTTTCACTTTTGGAAGCGGCTCACCAAGGGACGCCACCTCTGGCTAAGAAACAACTTAAGTACGCTAGTGAGCCAGTGGGTCGACGCCACCATGGTAGTGACGGTTACCTTCGGCGCAGCCTTCCTGCGAGATGAACTCACCTTCCAAACGATGCTGGTATTAATTTTAAGTAACTACGCGTTCAAAGCGGTCGTCGCACTGCTGGACACCGCACCCTTGTATTTACTGGTGCATTATTTGCGACGTTATCTCCACTTGGCACCGTTGGAATTGGCAATACCTCTCGGACAGGAGATTGAGGCGAGCAGAACACGCAACTAG
- a CDS encoding SDR family NAD(P)-dependent oxidoreductase, with translation MSDARPTVAIITGASAGIGAATAKAFLDRGDTVIAVARRPCPHTEAISIPTDLTSAESIDALAQQIKLSLDPEAKICLVHNAARMNKDRVDACADDDLRAVLEANIVGINRLNQALLPYMREGSSIVYVGSTLAEKAVPGSFSYVISKHAQLGMMRATCQDLMGSGIHTAMVCPGFTDTEMLRTHLGDNTEVINAIGALNSFSRLVQPNEIASGVVFCHDNPAINGSVFHLNLGQKES, from the coding sequence ATGTCAGACGCAAGGCCAACCGTCGCAATTATCACCGGAGCAAGCGCCGGTATTGGCGCGGCAACAGCGAAAGCATTTTTAGACCGCGGCGACACCGTCATTGCTGTTGCGCGGCGTCCATGCCCGCATACAGAAGCGATATCGATACCCACTGACCTCACATCAGCCGAATCAATTGACGCCCTAGCACAACAGATAAAATTAAGTCTCGATCCTGAAGCTAAGATCTGTTTGGTACACAACGCGGCACGAATGAACAAAGATCGTGTAGATGCCTGCGCTGATGACGATTTGCGAGCCGTACTAGAAGCCAATATTGTTGGAATCAACCGCTTAAACCAGGCTCTGCTGCCTTACATGAGAGAGGGCTCTAGCATCGTCTACGTCGGATCAACATTGGCTGAAAAAGCCGTGCCCGGATCTTTCAGCTATGTCATTTCAAAGCACGCTCAACTGGGTATGATGCGCGCCACCTGCCAGGACTTAATGGGCTCAGGCATTCACACAGCCATGGTTTGCCCAGGCTTTACCGACACCGAAATGCTAAGAACCCACTTGGGCGACAACACCGAAGTCATTAACGCCATCGGGGCCTTGAACAGCTTTTCTCGGCTGGTTCAGCCCAATGAAATCGCCAGTGGCGTTGTATTTTGCCACGACAACCCGGCAATCAACGGCAGTGTATTTCATTTAAATCTTGGACAGAAAGAGAGCTAG
- a CDS encoding 6-pyruvoyl trahydropterin synthase family protein codes for MSRLITLRIGKQSHKFSAAHFTIFSATDRERLHGHNYSVCLRIVAAIGPEGFSADYNVYKKRLQDLCDAYDEYMLLAGDSPHLNIDSQGDQLRVIFNGQTMYFRADETLVLPMVNITVEELSYFLLQRLLDDFDDPLVQELELGVASGPGQEASSRWIREAN; via the coding sequence ATGTCACGACTGATCACCTTACGCATCGGTAAGCAAAGCCACAAGTTTTCGGCAGCGCACTTTACCATTTTTTCGGCGACCGATCGCGAACGATTACACGGGCACAACTACTCTGTGTGTTTACGCATCGTCGCTGCAATAGGACCAGAAGGCTTCTCTGCAGATTACAATGTTTATAAAAAACGTCTGCAAGACCTCTGTGACGCTTATGACGAATACATGTTGCTTGCGGGCGATTCGCCGCATTTAAATATCGACTCGCAAGGCGATCAGCTCAGAGTGATTTTTAACGGGCAAACGATGTATTTTCGAGCAGACGAGACACTTGTGCTGCCCATGGTCAACATAACGGTTGAAGAGCTTTCTTATTTTTTGCTTCAGCGTTTGCTTGACGATTTCGACGATCCTTTAGTCCAAGAGTTGGAGTTAGGCGTCGCGTCGGGCCCCGGGCAAGAGGCGAGTTCACGCTGGATTCGTGAAGCCAATTAA
- a CDS encoding TlpA family protein disulfide reductase, with translation MTQLRIFVSALALCLLSACGGEDQVSIAQYKGQWVFVNYWAEWCKPCIKEIPELNQLHAAHDNVTVLGVNFDGEIGEALREQEQTLGVEFPTLPYDPSAELGIERPKALPTTVIINPAGEVIDVLIGPQTELSLLAQTN, from the coding sequence ATGACCCAGCTTAGAATATTTGTTAGCGCACTGGCGCTGTGCCTGTTAAGCGCCTGCGGCGGCGAAGATCAAGTTTCAATCGCACAATACAAAGGGCAATGGGTCTTCGTAAACTACTGGGCCGAATGGTGTAAACCCTGCATCAAGGAAATACCCGAACTGAACCAACTTCACGCCGCGCATGATAATGTCACTGTATTAGGGGTTAATTTTGATGGTGAAATCGGTGAGGCGCTTAGGGAACAAGAGCAAACGTTAGGCGTCGAATTTCCCACCTTGCCCTACGACCCCAGTGCTGAGCTTGGTATCGAGCGCCCAAAAGCACTACCCACTACCGTCATCATCAATCCCGCTGGCGAGGTTATCGACGTATTAATCGGCCCGCAAACTGAGCTATCTCTGCTCGCGCAAACAAATTAA
- the arsC gene encoding arsenate reductase (glutaredoxin) (This arsenate reductase requires both glutathione and glutaredoxin to convert arsenate to arsenite, after which the efflux transporter formed by ArsA and ArsB can extrude the arsenite from the cell, providing resistance.), whose translation MILLHNPRCSKSRQALAILEERGCDFQTRLYLEEPLSKSELQEILGFLSMEPSELVRKGEQAYKDGNLKSSTEEEILDAMLIEPKLIERPILVVSGKAVVGRPPENVLELIS comes from the coding sequence ATGATCTTGCTGCACAATCCCCGCTGCTCTAAATCACGCCAAGCGCTGGCCATTTTAGAAGAGCGCGGTTGCGATTTCCAAACGCGTTTGTATCTGGAAGAGCCTTTGTCCAAATCAGAGTTGCAAGAAATTTTGGGTTTTTTGAGTATGGAGCCGTCCGAGTTGGTGCGAAAAGGCGAGCAGGCCTACAAAGACGGAAATTTGAAATCGTCCACTGAGGAAGAAATCTTAGACGCCATGTTGATCGAGCCAAAGCTGATAGAGCGTCCGATTTTAGTGGTGAGTGGGAAAGCGGTCGTGGGACGTCCCCCTGAAAACGTACTGGAGTTAATCTCCTAG
- the wrbA gene encoding NAD(P)H:quinone oxidoreductase: protein MAANPYILVLYYSRTGHTAKLADCVARGVEQVAGMEARIRIVPPVAPTTDEVQDPVPSDGPIYCELDDLEECSGLILGSPTRFGNMAAPLKFFLEQTSSLWLSGVLVDKPCAVFTSSGSLHGGQESTLLSMLIPLLHHGMLPVGLPYTQARLMTTTTGGTPYGASHVSGHAGGSELSDDEGALAIALGKRVASLAQRLHA, encoded by the coding sequence ATGGCGGCGAACCCCTATATTTTAGTTTTGTATTATTCGCGGACAGGTCATACGGCCAAATTAGCCGACTGCGTCGCACGAGGTGTTGAACAAGTTGCGGGTATGGAAGCGAGGATTCGCATTGTGCCGCCCGTTGCCCCGACGACCGATGAAGTGCAAGACCCCGTGCCGTCCGACGGGCCAATCTACTGTGAGCTCGATGATTTAGAGGAATGCTCAGGATTAATTCTGGGTTCGCCTACTCGCTTTGGAAACATGGCGGCGCCGCTCAAGTTTTTTTTGGAGCAAACCAGTTCCCTTTGGTTATCGGGTGTATTAGTCGATAAGCCCTGTGCAGTATTTACCTCCAGCGGAAGTCTGCATGGAGGCCAAGAATCGACCCTGTTATCTATGCTCATTCCCTTGCTGCATCATGGGATGTTACCCGTGGGTTTGCCCTACACTCAGGCGCGCCTTATGACGACAACAACTGGCGGGACACCTTATGGGGCGAGCCATGTTTCTGGGCACGCGGGTGGAAGTGAACTTAGCGACGATGAGGGTGCTCTGGCGATTGCGCTGGGCAAACGCGTCGCATCATTAGCGCAGAGGTTGCACGCATGA
- a CDS encoding DUF2069 domain-containing protein, with protein MKPWSELSKRAQVAYVFLVVAWSVLLLYQIGIIAVYGEPWIVWVGRLGPLLLFAFGLFERRPRSIIWLCFVSLMYFIAGVERLFATPSDWLAWLAMDAIVSIFVAGMLYVRWQSRDQRTEG; from the coding sequence ATGAAGCCTTGGAGTGAACTGAGCAAGCGAGCCCAAGTCGCTTATGTGTTTCTGGTTGTGGCTTGGTCAGTATTATTGCTCTACCAGATCGGCATCATAGCCGTTTACGGAGAGCCTTGGATTGTCTGGGTGGGCCGTCTGGGGCCATTGTTACTGTTTGCCTTTGGTTTGTTTGAGCGCCGTCCACGCAGCATCATTTGGCTGTGCTTTGTGAGTCTGATGTATTTTATCGCGGGGGTGGAGCGCTTGTTTGCGACGCCGTCGGACTGGCTAGCTTGGTTAGCGATGGACGCTATCGTGTCAATATTCGTTGCTGGAATGTTGTACGTGCGCTGGCAGTCTCGTGACCAACGCACCGAGGGTTGA
- a CDS encoding DUF3806 domain-containing protein produces MSFIRTLLAIVLSSVVYVAPGFAQPEVYGLMDKPKFTVNELSYLDNQYMRSQRNLIEDIVRRSLGSSFTGDPSFDVPVLQRLLSEGKVLPHQRQELQAMGIILGDLLAEKLGMEWVIYEDDLGRSRALQLNGTDNFLFPVTMISRRVEAGNTTPVQAIYDKAVTTIEPLIPPKPFE; encoded by the coding sequence ATGTCCTTTATCAGAACATTACTCGCCATCGTGCTTTCAAGCGTTGTGTACGTGGCACCGGGTTTTGCGCAGCCCGAAGTTTATGGCTTGATGGATAAACCGAAGTTCACCGTCAATGAATTGTCCTACCTAGACAACCAGTACATGCGCTCTCAACGTAATTTAATCGAAGATATCGTCCGTCGCAGCCTAGGCAGCAGCTTCACAGGCGATCCGAGCTTTGACGTGCCAGTGCTACAGCGATTGCTCAGCGAGGGCAAAGTATTGCCCCACCAGCGCCAAGAATTGCAAGCTATGGGGATTATTTTGGGGGATCTACTCGCCGAAAAACTGGGCATGGAATGGGTTATTTATGAAGACGACCTGGGGCGTTCGCGTGCCTTACAGTTAAACGGAACCGACAACTTTTTGTTTCCAGTAACCATGATTTCACGACGCGTCGAGGCGGGCAACACGACCCCAGTGCAAGCGATCTACGACAAAGCAGTCACAACGATAGAACCGCTGATACCGCCAAAACCCTTCGAGTAA
- the dapA gene encoding 4-hydroxy-tetrahydrodipicolinate synthase, translated as MTDTSSLTKTFDVKGSIVALVTPMMSGGQIDWEALEALLEWHLASGTAAIGAVGTTGESATLTVPEHCEVIGFCARWSKGRIPILAGTGANSTREAIELSLAAVDAGADACLSVTPYYNKPTQAGMIAHFKAIADAVSIPQVLYNVPGRTSVDLNNESALALFEHPRIVAIKDATGDLARGADLIARAPEHIHVYSGDDGTAARLIMSGGAGNISVTANVIPKTMAQLCQAALEGNAAEVEAISERIRKLNQALFLESNPIPVKWALAHTGRIGDGIRLPLTPLSEQYHAELAAALDACKENS; from the coding sequence TTGACAGATACCTCATCACTCACTAAAACATTTGATGTTAAAGGTAGTATCGTTGCCTTAGTGACGCCCATGATGTCGGGTGGGCAGATCGACTGGGAAGCTCTTGAAGCCTTGCTGGAGTGGCATTTGGCCTCGGGCACAGCTGCGATAGGCGCAGTGGGTACGACTGGTGAAAGCGCGACCTTAACGGTTCCCGAACACTGCGAAGTCATTGGGTTCTGCGCACGTTGGTCCAAGGGGCGTATCCCCATCCTTGCTGGCACTGGGGCGAACTCGACTCGAGAAGCGATCGAACTCTCTCTTGCCGCGGTAGACGCGGGGGCTGATGCGTGTTTGTCCGTAACGCCGTATTACAATAAGCCCACGCAGGCTGGCATGATTGCGCATTTCAAGGCAATTGCCGACGCGGTATCCATACCCCAAGTCTTGTATAACGTGCCGGGTCGCACCAGCGTAGACCTCAACAATGAGTCGGCACTGGCCTTGTTTGAGCACCCAAGGATTGTTGCTATTAAAGATGCTACGGGCGACCTGGCTCGCGGTGCTGATCTTATCGCTCGCGCACCAGAGCATATCCATGTTTACTCAGGTGATGACGGCACTGCGGCTCGACTAATCATGAGCGGTGGGGCTGGAAATATTTCTGTGACGGCTAACGTTATCCCCAAGACGATGGCGCAATTGTGCCAGGCCGCGCTCGAGGGTAATGCCGCTGAAGTTGAGGCGATCAGTGAGCGCATTCGCAAGCTGAACCAAGCCTTGTTTTTAGAGTCCAATCCAATACCCGTAAAATGGGCCTTGGCACACACGGGGCGTATTGGCGATGGTATTCGCTTGCCACTCACGCCTCTAAGTGAACAATACCATGCCGAATTAGCGGCAGCGCTGGATGCGTGTAAGGAGAATTCGTGA
- the bamC gene encoding outer membrane protein assembly factor BamC, with product MNNPIIKSVAVGFLVVNVSACGYLFGEQGLFPSKADDYKKSKEEPLLTLPEGVQSSHIEEVYSIPPVENAYVSPVEFEAPRPQPLVAATAADTVRIQKLGEESWALVNVAPGQLWPQVRSFLASVNWPVAAVDPQAGIIDTQYLPLKDDEREARFRLRVERGVQRGTSELHVVHMYRAVDDAWPDRSDDFKIESDVLQSIAQYIANSTEEASVSMIADRSISAEGKMRSVDVSANEAYLELELPFDRAWASLQIALENSGFGVDDLNRSEGTYYVTYKGDNADEDEGWFGWLFSDDENPLIGQGFTVTLKTLQNDVQEIRLNPVTPAEIPERGQPMLISVIKGNIN from the coding sequence GTGAACAACCCTATTATTAAGTCCGTTGCAGTAGGATTCTTGGTCGTTAACGTATCAGCGTGCGGATATTTATTCGGTGAGCAGGGTCTGTTTCCGAGCAAAGCGGACGACTACAAAAAATCCAAGGAAGAGCCTCTGCTCACGTTGCCGGAGGGGGTGCAGTCTAGTCATATCGAGGAAGTCTATTCGATACCCCCGGTCGAGAACGCTTATGTATCCCCCGTTGAATTTGAAGCACCGCGCCCCCAACCCCTGGTGGCTGCGACCGCGGCTGATACTGTGCGCATCCAAAAGTTGGGTGAGGAAAGTTGGGCGTTGGTCAACGTCGCGCCGGGACAGCTTTGGCCCCAAGTGCGCAGTTTTCTAGCCAGCGTTAACTGGCCTGTTGCTGCTGTTGATCCGCAGGCAGGTATTATCGACACCCAGTATTTACCGTTGAAAGATGATGAGCGTGAGGCCCGATTCCGATTGCGTGTCGAGCGAGGCGTTCAGCGTGGAACCAGCGAATTACATGTCGTACACATGTACCGCGCGGTTGACGACGCTTGGCCCGACAGGTCAGATGATTTTAAGATTGAGTCCGATGTGCTCCAAAGTATTGCGCAATACATTGCAAATAGCACCGAAGAGGCGTCAGTTTCCATGATCGCAGATCGTTCGATCAGTGCAGAAGGTAAAATGCGCAGTGTCGATGTCTCGGCTAACGAGGCATATCTCGAGCTCGAACTCCCGTTTGATCGCGCTTGGGCTTCTTTGCAGATAGCGCTTGAAAACTCGGGTTTTGGCGTTGATGACCTCAACCGTAGCGAAGGCACCTACTACGTCACCTACAAAGGTGATAATGCGGACGAAGATGAGGGTTGGTTTGGCTGGTTGTTCAGCGATGATGAAAACCCGCTTATCGGGCAAGGGTTTACGGTAACCCTTAAGACGCTCCAAAACGACGTGCAAGAAATACGTCTAAACCCGGTAACACCCGCGGAAATTCCTGAGCGCGGTCAACCGATGTTGATTTCGGTCATCAAAGGCAATATCAATTAA